In Cydia pomonella isolate Wapato2018A chromosome 27, ilCydPomo1, whole genome shotgun sequence, a single genomic region encodes these proteins:
- the LOC133532500 gene encoding protein HGH1 homolog: protein MSKDPLDELIQFLKFDSRIDLKHIALDHLVGLSGSEDGINALLKNEQVIASIIELTSDSVDEVAKNALLALVNITANSKGASEILKYRPSTCKNIIELLIGYVLDPNKKDADAACMILSNITRLEDELEVCLDTLIPKLNDILNVYVNIDFNKTGSKLHYLAAMFSNLSCSSRIRKWLTEENPHVPLIKILPFCNYEQSNIRRGGAIGTIRNLSFDIEYHDILLNPDLDILTYLLNPLMGNEDYPDEEMDVLPIALQYLPKEKKREIDVDIRKMILETLNKFCSKRNCREILRNNGVYYVLREYHKWEKDPKVLLACENVVDILIQKESEVGAEDLSAVNVPEDYKEKFQKIDEDYIKSAAS from the coding sequence ATGTCCAAAGATCCACTCGACGAATTAATACAATTCCTGAAATTTGATTCCAGGATAGATCTGAAACATATCGCCTTGGACCATTTAGTTGGTCTTTCAGGCAGCGAAGACGGTATTAATGCATTGCTAAAAAACGAGCAAGTAATCGCGAGTATCATTGAGTTAACTAGTGATAGTGTGGATGAGGTCGCTAAAAATGCTCTTTTAGCGCTTGTAAACATCACAGCCAATTCCAAAGGAGCTTCGGAGATACTAAAATACCGTCCGAGtacttgtaaaaatataatagagTTGCTTATAGGTTATGTTCTTGATCCTAATAAAAAGGATGCAGATGCAGCTTGTATGATACTTTCCAATATAACGCGTCTGGAAGATGAGTTGGAAGTGTGTTTAGACACATTAATACCCAaattaaatgacattttgaatgTTTACGTCAACATTGACTTTAACAAAACTGGTTCGAAATTACACTACCTTGCGGCCATGTTCAGCAATCTGAGCTGTAGCAGTAGAATACGCAAATGGCTGACAGAGGAGAACCCACACGTACCTTTGATTAAAATCTTGCCATTTTGCAATTATGAGCAATCTAACATTCGCCGCGGAGGTGCAATAGGAACTATACGAAACCTATCATTTGATATTGAATATCATGATAtattgctaaacccagatttagatATACTTACATATCTGCTAAACCCTTTAATGGGCAATGAGGATTATCCGGATGAAGAAATGGATGTGCTGCCGATAGCATTGCAATATTTACCTAAAGAAAAGAAGAGAGAAATCGATGTAGATATTCGGAAAATGATTTTAGAGACACTGAACAAGTTTTGTAGTAAACGGAACTGTAGAGAGATTCTACGGAACAACGGAGTATATTACGTGTTACGGGAGTATCACAAATGGGAGAAAGACCCAAAAGTGTTATTGGCTTGTGAGAATGTTGTAGATATTCTGATTCAGAAAGAATCTGAGGTTGGAGCAGAGGATTTGTCAGCCGTTAATGTGCCAGAGGATTATAAGGAGAAGTTTCAAAAAATTGATGAAGATTATATAAAAAGTGCTGCATCTTAA
- the LOC133532511 gene encoding gametocyte-specific factor 1-like, with translation MYSTVIVPKPHQMMTCPYNKAHQVEHYRMHIHLQKCRKQYLDMPKVSCPLDSTHVVNDAELDFHVSTCPKRFLFDTQKYVVEDEVVPRELPPVPVVQTDENWEEEPSTSFVPDMSKKGPHIITKIKGATPSQRRQARMEGVRNYRPLPSASE, from the exons ATGTATTC CACTGTGATCGTCCCCAAACCTCATCAGATGATGACCTGCCCCTACAACAAGGCGCACCAAGTGGAACACTACCGCATGCACATACATCTTCAGAAGTGCCGCAAGCAATATCTGGACATGCCCAAAGTGTCCTGCCCACTCGACAGCACGCATGTGGTCAACGATGCTGAGCTGGAT TTCCACGTTTCAACCTGCCCAAAGCGTTTCCTCTTTGACACTCAAAAATACGTGGTTGAAGACGAGGTGGTGCCGCGCGAGCTGCCGCCAGTACCCGTCGTGCAGACGGACGAGAACTGGGAGGAG gagCCGAGTACCTCCTTTGTGCCAGACATGTCTAAGAAAGGGCCGCACATCATCACTAAGATCAAGGGCGCTACGCCCTCCCAACGCCGCCAGGCCCGGATGGAGGGCGTTAGGAACTATCGGCCCCTGCCTTCTGCCTCAGAGTAA